One Halanaerobium hydrogeniformans genomic window, CCTCTCCCATGTTATTATCGAAGTTATTATACTATATATATTAATAAAAGTAAAATAAAAACTGGGGATAACACCCCAGCTTAAAAGAGATTATTCTAATATAATTACTTTAGCCATCATATGGTTCAAACATATCTTTTCCTACACCACATTCAGGACAAACCCAATCATCAGGTAAATCTTCAAAAGAGGTTCCTGCTTCAATTCCTCCTACAGGATCTCCTTCTTCAGGATCATAGATATACATACATACTGTACATTGATATTTCTGCATGATTTACATTCTCCTTTCTCCTTTTATGAGATTATTTCTTTAATTATAAAACAGAAATACTAAACATGTCAAGTACACCAATATAAAAGTGATGAACATATTTTTTAAAAGCAAAGATTATTCATCTTCATCAAAGTAAGCATCTAAACTTAAAATGAAAGTCGTACCGCTTTGACTACTTTCTTCGACCCATAAATCTCCATTGTGAGCAGAAATAATTTCTTTACTGCTTGATAAAGGTAAATCATCACCATTAATATTGTCTTTTGTTATCATCGAAGAGTATTTATTAAAAACCTCTAGTTGTATATGTTCTGGAATTCCTCCACCTTGATCTTTAATACTAATAAGAACTTTTTCACCTTCGTTATAGGCATGAATTTTTATAACTCCACCATTTACAGTATATTGAATAGAGTTACTGAGCAGAGAATTTAAAACCCAGAGAATTTTATTGCTATTAACTATTATTTCAGGAAGATTATCATCAAGTTTTTTCTCAATAATGATATTTTTATCTTCAGCTGTTTTTGAAACGCTATCAACAGCGAAATTAATTAAATTCTTAACCTCTAAAGTTTCTTTATCAGAAAGAGTAAATAAATTCTCTTTATCACCTCTGGTAATTTTTTTGTGATAGGCATCCAAGATATCACTTCTGCTAACAACTCCAACTAATTTTTCATCATCATTTGAAAAGACCG contains:
- the rd gene encoding rubredoxin, which translates into the protein MQKYQCTVCMYIYDPEEGDPVGGIEAGTSFEDLPDDWVCPECGVGKDMFEPYDG